A genomic window from Candidatus Pelagisphaera phototrophica includes:
- a CDS encoding arylsulfatase, which produces MKITPILFFILSFTLLGLSNLKSEAAANPGKPNIVLIISDDMGYSDLSCYGGEIETPQLDALAATGIRFTNFYVNNMCWPTRASLMTGLYPKTSLSDGSPTGGFHPDVTTLPQALKTAGYATFMSGKWHLSDPEQPNGPGAPHKRGFDRAYSTYWGTSDFFAPVDLYLNGERRDHEWKNNPDFYYTDAITDYALEFIEDHSSDGSKKENPFFLYVAYNAAHWPLHARPEDIEHYKGKYAQGWDNLRKQRYQRMVELGIVDPSWQLSPRHPDIPAWEDEAHKAWQERRMEVYAAQITSMDRNISRIVEHLEATGELNNTLFIYQQDNGGCHVEYPPERTGSWTRPFTTDGKRTPITPGNLPHIMPGPQSTWQSYGYGWANASNTPYRLFKQHDHEGGTRSPLIMSWPKRLKPELKGGLTDEVCHVIDLMPTLIEAAGVESVIQKPLPIEGQSFFSVLEGEPQKFKPHEALFWAHSKGKAVRIGDWKLVSENRKPWELYNLADDPTELNNLVSEMPEKVALLEKRHTEWVKRTDLGKR; this is translated from the coding sequence ATGAAGATCACCCCAATTCTCTTTTTCATTCTCAGTTTTACTCTGCTTGGTCTATCTAACCTAAAAAGCGAAGCCGCAGCCAACCCTGGCAAACCCAACATCGTACTCATCATTTCGGACGACATGGGTTACTCGGATCTCAGCTGCTATGGCGGTGAAATTGAGACTCCCCAACTAGACGCCCTCGCCGCCACCGGAATTCGATTCACGAATTTCTACGTCAACAATATGTGCTGGCCCACTCGAGCCAGCTTAATGACGGGATTGTATCCAAAAACCTCCCTATCTGACGGATCCCCTACGGGCGGGTTTCATCCCGATGTCACGACGCTTCCCCAAGCTCTCAAAACCGCTGGCTATGCTACTTTCATGTCCGGCAAGTGGCACTTGTCCGATCCCGAACAGCCCAATGGCCCCGGCGCCCCACACAAACGAGGGTTCGATCGAGCCTACAGCACCTATTGGGGGACCTCCGACTTTTTCGCGCCTGTAGATCTTTACCTGAATGGCGAACGTCGAGATCATGAATGGAAAAACAATCCAGATTTCTACTACACCGACGCGATCACCGACTACGCGCTTGAATTTATAGAAGATCATTCTTCGGATGGCTCTAAGAAAGAGAATCCCTTCTTCCTCTACGTAGCCTACAATGCCGCCCACTGGCCCTTGCACGCCAGGCCAGAGGATATCGAACACTACAAAGGCAAATACGCCCAAGGCTGGGACAATCTGAGAAAACAGCGCTACCAACGCATGGTGGAACTAGGCATCGTCGATCCTTCATGGCAATTGTCTCCTCGGCACCCGGACATTCCCGCCTGGGAAGATGAGGCTCACAAAGCATGGCAGGAGCGTCGCATGGAAGTATACGCCGCCCAAATTACCTCCATGGACCGAAACATTAGCCGCATCGTAGAGCATCTCGAAGCGACTGGCGAACTGAACAATACTCTTTTCATTTACCAGCAGGACAATGGAGGCTGCCACGTAGAGTATCCACCCGAACGGACTGGGTCCTGGACAAGGCCCTTCACGACCGACGGGAAGCGGACTCCCATCACACCCGGCAATCTCCCCCACATCATGCCCGGTCCCCAAAGCACCTGGCAATCCTACGGCTACGGCTGGGCCAACGCTTCCAATACGCCCTACCGACTTTTCAAGCAACACGACCACGAAGGCGGCACGCGTTCCCCTCTCATAATGTCGTGGCCCAAAAGGCTCAAACCGGAGCTCAAAGGTGGCCTCACCGATGAAGTTTGTCACGTAATCGATCTCATGCCCACGCTTATCGAAGCGGCGGGGGTCGAGAGTGTAATCCAGAAACCCCTTCCAATCGAAGGCCAGTCATTCTTCTCAGTTCTCGAAGGAGAGCCTCAAAAATTCAAACCTCACGAAGCTCTTTTCTGGGCCCACAGCAAAGGAAAAGCCGTTCGTATCGGCGACTGGAAACTCGTATCCGAAAACAGGAAGCCGTGGGAGCTCTATAATCTCGCGGACGACCCCACTGAACTAAACAACCTCGTTTCTGAAATGCCGGAAAAGGTAGCCCTTCTAGAAAAACGCCACACCGAATGGGTCAAGCGAACCGACCTTGGCAAACGGTAG
- a CDS encoding DEAD/DEAH box helicase — protein sequence MSEDKDNIQVFNDLGLSDSVMKGLVEIGYESPSPIQAAIIPYVLQGRDVIGQAQTGTGKTAAFALPLLSKIDFSITKKPQVIVLTPTRELAIQVAEAFQKYAAKLKNFHVIPIYGGTDFRAQLRQLNRGVHVIVGTPGRVMDHMRRETLDLGALSCVVLDEADEMLRMGFIDDVDWIMERTPAGRQVALFSATVPAPIKRIAQRHLNDPVEIKIKTTTSTAETIRQRYWMVSGLHKLDALTRVLEGEEFDAMIIFVRTKLATAELTERLQARGFAAAPLSGDIPQAKREKTINRLKTGKLDILIATDVAARGLDVDRVSHVVNYDIPYDNESYIHRIGRTGRAGRAGDAILFVTPREKRLLKSIERTTNKKIELMEMPTTQDINDKRIEKFKTKITEVLDQNGLDFFKDIIEQYRQEHDVPSSEIAAALAKIAQGDSPLLLSERKAVRQERNDDREPRERRSGIGGDSESPPPRRDKSEYKRMPPETGTERFRIEVGYTHGVKPGNIVGAISNEAGLDSKFIGRIELYEDYSTVDLPEGMPREVVQILKKAWVSGQQMRISRMDVSSKKNKENKNRDFDREARAGSSGRPARAKSGKPPFKKRRAGRDV from the coding sequence ATGAGCGAAGACAAAGATAACATACAGGTTTTCAATGATTTAGGACTTTCCGATTCGGTGATGAAAGGGTTGGTTGAAATTGGCTACGAATCGCCCTCGCCAATCCAAGCGGCGATTATTCCGTATGTGCTCCAAGGGCGCGATGTGATTGGACAGGCCCAAACAGGGACTGGAAAAACAGCCGCATTTGCCCTTCCTCTCCTTTCGAAGATTGATTTTTCGATTACGAAAAAGCCGCAGGTAATCGTACTGACACCGACTCGGGAGCTCGCCATCCAGGTGGCAGAAGCGTTTCAAAAGTACGCGGCAAAGCTAAAAAATTTCCATGTAATCCCAATCTATGGAGGTACGGACTTTCGTGCCCAGTTGCGACAGTTGAACCGCGGAGTTCATGTCATAGTCGGCACTCCAGGCCGGGTGATGGACCACATGCGCCGTGAGACTCTGGATTTGGGAGCACTGTCTTGCGTCGTTCTTGATGAGGCAGACGAGATGCTCCGGATGGGATTCATCGATGATGTTGACTGGATTATGGAACGGACTCCTGCGGGCCGACAAGTCGCTCTCTTTTCCGCGACGGTGCCAGCTCCTATAAAGCGGATTGCCCAGCGTCACCTGAATGATCCTGTCGAGATTAAGATCAAGACGACGACCTCGACCGCTGAGACGATCCGCCAGCGCTATTGGATGGTGAGTGGGCTCCACAAGCTAGATGCTTTGACTCGAGTTCTCGAAGGTGAGGAGTTTGACGCGATGATCATATTTGTCCGGACCAAGCTGGCTACGGCGGAGTTGACCGAGCGCCTTCAGGCTAGAGGCTTCGCGGCCGCGCCACTCAGTGGGGACATCCCTCAGGCTAAGCGCGAAAAGACAATCAATCGGCTTAAGACGGGGAAGCTGGATATATTGATCGCCACCGATGTGGCAGCGCGGGGATTGGATGTCGATCGTGTGAGCCACGTAGTCAATTACGACATTCCGTACGACAATGAATCCTATATCCATCGGATTGGCCGAACAGGCCGTGCGGGCCGTGCGGGTGATGCGATTCTGTTTGTGACACCGCGTGAAAAGCGTCTCTTGAAGTCGATAGAGCGAACGACCAACAAGAAGATCGAGTTGATGGAGATGCCAACTACTCAGGATATCAACGATAAACGTATCGAGAAGTTTAAGACGAAAATTACGGAAGTCCTCGACCAGAATGGGCTGGATTTTTTCAAAGACATAATCGAGCAGTACCGTCAGGAACACGATGTTCCCTCTTCGGAAATTGCAGCAGCGTTGGCAAAAATCGCTCAAGGAGATTCGCCTTTGCTGCTATCCGAACGAAAGGCTGTCCGCCAGGAACGGAACGACGACCGGGAACCTCGTGAGCGGCGTTCCGGTATTGGCGGAGATTCGGAAAGTCCTCCTCCTCGGCGCGATAAGAGTGAGTACAAGCGGATGCCCCCTGAAACTGGGACAGAGCGATTTCGTATCGAGGTGGGTTATACGCATGGAGTAAAGCCAGGAAATATAGTCGGCGCGATTTCCAACGAGGCGGGACTAGACAGCAAATTTATTGGCAGGATCGAGCTCTACGAGGACTACAGTACGGTTGATTTGCCAGAAGGAATGCCGCGTGAAGTGGTCCAGATTTTGAAGAAAGCCTGGGTATCGGGCCAGCAAATGCGTATTTCGCGGATGGATGTTTCGTCCAAGAAAAACAAGGAAAACAAAAACCGGGACTTTGATAGAGAGGCTCGAGCTGGGAGCAGTGGGAGACCCGCTCGCGCGAAGAGCGGAAAGCCGCCGTTCAAAAAACGTCGAGCGGGTCGCGATGTCTAA
- a CDS encoding class I fructose-bisphosphate aldolase, which translates to MKYISSLQQIAEALVVSGNCLLAVDESVPTTCTWLVPHGVGNKLKNRQAYRENILKAYFHYLANYKITIIIFKLVP; encoded by the coding sequence GTGAAGTACATTAGTTCATTGCAACAAATCGCCGAAGCCCTCGTAGTATCCGGTAATTGCCTACTCGCAGTCGATGAAAGCGTTCCCACAACATGCACATGGTTAGTGCCCCATGGCGTTGGGAACAAGTTGAAAAATCGACAGGCCTATCGAGAGAATATTTTGAAAGCTTATTTCCACTACCTCGCAAACTATAAGATAACCATTATCATATTCAAATTAGTGCCGTAA
- a CDS encoding STAS/SEC14 domain-containing protein codes for MLSNWQFLCYRNSVSCKHSSDIERVAVVGDKKWEKAMVVACQPFTKAKIRYFGDRIGQRLDYRRNLVSYKDPSVKT; via the coding sequence ATGCTTTCAAACTGGCAATTCCTGTGCTACAGGAACTCGGTCAGCTGTAAACACTCCAGCGATATCGAGAGAGTCGCTGTGGTTGGAGACAAAAAATGGGAAAAAGCAATGGTCGTTGCTTGCCAGCCCTTCACCAAAGCAAAGATTCGATATTTCGGAGATCGAATCGGCCAACGACTGGATTACAGACGGAATCTGGTGTCCTACAAAGATCCATCCGTCAAAACCTAG
- the pcaC gene encoding 4-carboxymuconolactone decarboxylase — translation MENDKQEARKRGMQNRRAVLGDDHVDKAIEGTNELNADFQEFITRYAWGEIWDRPGLDKKTRSLLTLAILVAEGKDDELQMHVRAAVTNGVSVEDIKEVFMHAAIYCGLPSANHAFKLAIPVLQELGQL, via the coding sequence ATGGAAAACGATAAACAGGAAGCACGCAAACGAGGAATGCAAAACCGTCGAGCCGTTCTAGGCGATGATCATGTCGATAAAGCGATCGAGGGTACCAATGAGCTCAACGCTGATTTCCAAGAATTTATTACTCGCTATGCGTGGGGTGAAATTTGGGATCGCCCCGGCCTCGATAAAAAGACCCGCAGCTTGTTAACCTTGGCGATACTCGTTGCTGAAGGAAAAGACGACGAACTTCAAATGCATGTTCGGGCGGCCGTCACCAACGGAGTCTCGGTTGAGGACATCAAGGAGGTCTTCATGCACGCCGCCATTTACTGTGGATTGCCTTCAGCCAATCATGCTTTCAAACTGGCAATTCCTGTGCTACAGGAACTCGGTCAGCTGTAA
- the pcaD gene encoding 3-oxoadipate enol-lactonase, producing MPSIRTSDGIEIDYELRGDPSQPVLMFSNSLGTTRSMWDKQAEAFSDKFHILRYDTRGHGQSDAPNASYALERLGQDVVELLDALNFKSVHFCGLSLGGMTGMWLGIHAADRVRSLALCCTSAHLPNPDMWDARIQLVLDQGMASVSDVVLSRWFTPSFIEDKPFAIATVRGQFLCASATGYVGCCAAIRDTDLRPELAKIEKTCLVIVGQGDQATPPEHGKLIAAGIAGSRYVEIENAAHLSNIEQEDSFNSTVSKFLAHVA from the coding sequence ATGCCCAGTATTCGGACCAGTGATGGAATTGAGATCGACTACGAGCTCAGGGGTGATCCATCCCAGCCTGTGCTGATGTTTTCCAATTCGTTAGGTACCACACGATCCATGTGGGACAAACAAGCCGAAGCGTTCTCCGATAAATTTCACATCCTCCGCTACGATACTCGCGGTCACGGCCAATCGGACGCTCCGAATGCTTCCTACGCGCTGGAGCGCCTAGGGCAGGATGTCGTGGAATTGCTGGATGCGCTGAATTTCAAATCCGTTCACTTCTGTGGGCTCTCCTTAGGTGGCATGACCGGGATGTGGCTCGGGATACATGCCGCCGATCGAGTGCGGTCACTCGCGCTTTGTTGCACCTCGGCCCATCTTCCTAATCCTGATATGTGGGACGCACGTATTCAACTGGTACTCGATCAGGGCATGGCCTCGGTAAGCGACGTAGTATTGAGCCGCTGGTTTACTCCTTCCTTTATCGAAGATAAGCCCTTTGCGATCGCCACTGTGAGAGGTCAATTTCTATGCGCCTCCGCCACGGGTTACGTGGGGTGTTGTGCCGCCATCCGTGACACGGACCTTCGACCTGAGCTCGCGAAAATAGAAAAGACCTGCCTTGTCATTGTAGGGCAGGGTGACCAAGCTACTCCTCCTGAACATGGAAAACTCATTGCCGCGGGGATTGCCGGAAGTCGGTATGTGGAGATCGAGAACGCCGCGCATCTTTCCAATATCGAGCAGGAAGACTCCTTTAACTCAACCGTATCAAAATTCTTAGCACACGTAGCCTAA
- the pcaB gene encoding 3-carboxy-cis,cis-muconate cycloisomerase produces MMNSSDDRLDVLSSEQRLKAMLVVEAALAVALHKSGIISEKQADAISEACASESFDANAIYANGSKSGTPVIPLVKEIVAHARSKSEEAARFVHFGATSQDILDTATVLQLQEVVSQICRQLLKVESAFVNLAEEHSKTIALGRTLLQPGPPISFGLKVASWKAAVRRCRQRLETSASSALVLQFGGAVGNLSSLDKKGMHVAKHLAEELELPLPDAPWHAHRDRLVELASATGILVGSLGKIARDISLHCQGEVGELREASTPVKGGSSAMPHKRNPVGCMRVLAAANQAPGLVSSLLSAMPQEHERGLGGWQSEWPTLKTLFAAAELASVAMVEVSEGLEVDVARMKANLDATQELIFSERLSSALLPKLGRLEAQKLVGNLVAQSIEQDRPLSRLASEEPTIQSALDEDSLERVFDIEQALGSSEELLIRLLKRKRS; encoded by the coding sequence ATGATGAATTCCTCAGACGATAGATTGGACGTTTTGTCCTCGGAGCAAAGGCTCAAAGCCATGCTTGTAGTAGAGGCCGCGCTGGCGGTTGCTCTACATAAGTCAGGAATCATTTCCGAGAAACAGGCTGATGCGATCTCGGAGGCGTGCGCTTCAGAATCGTTTGACGCAAATGCCATCTATGCCAATGGTTCAAAATCCGGAACTCCTGTTATCCCACTGGTTAAAGAAATTGTCGCCCACGCTCGTAGCAAGTCCGAAGAAGCTGCACGCTTCGTTCACTTCGGCGCGACTAGTCAGGATATTTTGGATACAGCTACTGTCCTGCAGTTACAGGAAGTCGTTAGTCAAATTTGCCGTCAGTTGCTCAAAGTAGAATCGGCCTTCGTAAACCTGGCGGAGGAACACTCTAAGACGATAGCCTTGGGACGAACCCTTCTCCAGCCGGGGCCGCCTATAAGTTTCGGCCTCAAGGTTGCCTCCTGGAAAGCAGCTGTCAGGCGATGTAGACAACGTTTGGAGACGTCGGCAAGCAGTGCACTCGTTTTGCAATTCGGTGGAGCGGTTGGGAACTTATCTAGTCTTGATAAAAAGGGAATGCATGTCGCCAAGCATTTGGCTGAAGAATTGGAACTACCCCTGCCAGACGCTCCCTGGCACGCTCATCGTGATCGGCTGGTTGAACTAGCATCGGCGACTGGAATTTTGGTCGGTAGCTTGGGTAAAATTGCCCGCGACATCTCGCTCCATTGCCAGGGAGAGGTTGGCGAGCTACGGGAAGCATCAACGCCTGTCAAAGGCGGCTCCTCGGCTATGCCGCACAAACGCAATCCGGTCGGTTGCATGCGGGTTCTTGCGGCAGCTAATCAGGCCCCTGGGTTGGTCTCGTCTCTGCTATCAGCTATGCCGCAGGAACACGAACGCGGACTTGGCGGTTGGCAGTCCGAGTGGCCTACACTCAAGACGCTGTTCGCGGCTGCTGAGTTAGCCTCGGTAGCGATGGTTGAGGTTTCGGAAGGTTTGGAAGTCGATGTCGCTAGGATGAAGGCTAATTTGGATGCCACGCAGGAGCTTATATTTTCCGAACGACTTTCGTCTGCCCTCCTGCCCAAATTGGGCCGACTGGAGGCGCAAAAATTGGTTGGGAACCTTGTGGCTCAATCGATTGAGCAAGATAGGCCCTTATCTAGGTTAGCCTCAGAAGAGCCGACTATTCAATCCGCCCTCGATGAAGATAGTTTGGAGAGGGTATTCGATATCGAACAAGCCTTGGGCTCGAGCGAAGAACTCTTAATTCGTCTACTGAAAAGGAAACGTTCCTGA
- the pcaG gene encoding protocatechuate 3,4-dioxygenase subunit alpha: MSPIKQTPSQTVGPFFSYGLTPQQYGYDYSDLGSGDLVIDGTEGEVITITGTLFNGDGAEMKHGVVECWQADNAGKYADVILKDRFSGFGRVGTGRGEDSRYSIRTIKPGKVDSEQAPHITLTIFSRGLMHHAYTRLYFSDEAKANALDPLLKQLPLDRRPTLIAQRIEEGTEIVYQFDIHMQGDQETVFLEF, encoded by the coding sequence ATGAGTCCGATAAAACAAACGCCGTCTCAGACAGTTGGACCTTTTTTCTCCTACGGCTTGACGCCCCAGCAATATGGATACGACTATTCCGATTTGGGCTCGGGTGATCTGGTTATTGATGGAACCGAAGGAGAGGTAATCACGATTACCGGGACCTTATTCAATGGCGATGGTGCTGAGATGAAACATGGGGTCGTTGAATGCTGGCAGGCTGACAACGCAGGCAAATATGCGGACGTCATATTGAAAGACCGTTTTTCGGGTTTTGGTCGGGTCGGGACTGGTAGAGGTGAAGACTCGCGCTACAGCATCCGCACGATCAAGCCCGGCAAGGTTGATAGTGAACAGGCTCCTCACATCACTTTAACCATCTTCTCTCGCGGACTCATGCACCACGCTTATACTCGTCTCTATTTTTCTGATGAGGCCAAAGCAAATGCTCTGGACCCTTTACTAAAACAGCTGCCGTTAGATCGACGTCCCACCCTCATTGCGCAAAGGATTGAAGAAGGAACCGAGATCGTATACCAATTTGATATTCATATGCAGGGAGACCAGGAAACGGTGTTCCTGGAATTCTAG